A genome region from Conger conger chromosome 16, fConCon1.1, whole genome shotgun sequence includes the following:
- the spns1 gene encoding protein spinster homolog 1 has protein sequence MALAEPDSDATPFFSDDSEAEGADGPEAGLGQELPPSGVTDRRAHLTVGVLCFINLLNYMDRFTVAGVLPDVEQFFQIDDSKSGLLQTVFICSYMILAPVFGYLGDRYNRKLIMCVGISFWAMVTLASSYTPKDYFWALLLTRGLVGVGEASYSTIAPTIIADLFVNEKRTRMLSIFYFAIPVGSGFGYIVGSKVNDVAKDWHWALRVTPGLGLLAVLLLVVVVKEPKRGAIEARPEHCLHRTSWASDILALSKNMSFILSTLGFTAVAFVTGSLALWAPTFLFRAAVFTGEKPPCHSEPCDTSDSLYFGIITCVTGILGVASGVEVSRRLRQTTPRADPLVCAAGLLLAAPFLYLAIVCAQASTVATYVFIFFGETFLSMNWAIVADILLYVVVPTRRSTAEAFQIVVSHLLGDAGSPYLIGVVSDSLRKSDSYLWQFRSLQLSLLLCSFVAVGGGAFFLATALFVEKDRQLAESSAHSGDEPIVVPKRGRSTKVPVSSVLI, from the exons ATGGCCCTCGCTGAGCCAGACTCCGATGCCACGCCCTTCTTCAGCGATGACAGCGAGGCCGAGGGGGCCGACGGGCCGGAGGCGGGGCTTGGCCAGGAGTTGCCGCCCAGCGGGGTGACCGATCGGAGGGCGCATCTGACCGTGGGTGTGCTCTGCTTCATCAACCTGCTGAACTACATGGACCGATTCACTGTGGCTG gtgttctTCCAGACGTCGAGCAGTTCTTCCAGATTGATGACAGCAAGTCTGGGCTTCTGCAGACGG TGTTTATCTGCAGCTATATGATTCTGGCTCCGGTGTTTGGTTACCTTGGCGACAGGTACAACAGAAAGCTGATCATGTGCGTGGGCATCAGCTTTTGGGCTATGGTCACTTTAGCCAGCTCCTATACGCCCAAAGAC TATTTCTGGGCGCTGCTCCTCACCCGAGgtttggtgggggtgggggaggccaGTTACTCCACCATAGCCCCCACCATCATCGCCGATCTCTTCGTGAACGAGAAGAGGACCCGGATGCTCTCAATCTTCTACTTTGCCATCCCTGTGGGCAG tggctTCGGCTACATTGTAGGCTCCAAAGTGAATGATGTGGCAAAGGACTGGCACTGGGCTCTACGG GTAACTCCCGGCTTGGGGCTGTTGgcggtgctgctgctggtggtggtggtgaaggaGCCGAAGAGAGGGGCCATTGAAGCTCGTCCAGAGCACTGCCTGCACAGAACCAGCTGGGCCTCAGACATCCTGGCGCTCAGCAAAAA TATGAGCTTCATCCTCTCCACCCTGGGCTTCACCGCGGTGGCGTTTGTGACTGGATCTTTGGCCCTCTGGGCCCCAACCTTCCTCTTCAGGGCTGCTGTCTTCACCGGAGAGAAGCCCCCCTGCCACTCTGAGCCCTGCGATACCTCCGACAG CCTGTATTTTGGGATAATTACCTGTGTGACGGGAATCCTGGGCGTGGCCAGCGGAGTGGAGGTGAGCCGGAGGCTGAGGCAGACCACCCCACGGGCGGACCCGCTGGTCTGTGCGGCCGGCCTGCTCCTGGCTGCTCCCTTCCTCTACCTGGCCATCGTCTGCGCGCAGGCCAGCACCGTCGCCACATAC gtgtttattttctttggagAGACCTTCCTGTCCATGAACTGGGCGATTGTAGCTGACATACTGCTG TACGTTGTTGTGCCAACACGTCGCTCCACAGCCGAAGCATTTCAGATTGTGGTTTCCCACCTGCTGGGAGATGCCGGGAGCCCCTACCTCATTGGTGTG GTGTCAGACTCCCTGCGGAAATCAGACTCGTACCTCTGGCAGTTccgctctctccagctctccctcctgctctgctCCTTCGTGGCTGTAGGGGGCGGGGCCTTCTTCCTGGCCACCGCCCTCTTCGTGGAGAAAGACCGGCAGCTAGCGGAGAGCTCTGCACACTCAG gcGATGAACCCATTGTCGTGCCAAAGAGAGGGAGGTCCACGAAGGTGCCCGTTTCCAGCGTTCTGATTTGA